The Dermacentor variabilis isolate Ectoservices chromosome 4, ASM5094787v1, whole genome shotgun sequence genome contains the following window.
TGCGCAGGCATACGACGCCTCCGAGAACCCTTGTTCAGGTTGTCGGACCTCTGCAGTGACCGGCATGCTGAATTCAGCAAGTGAGGGGATTCAAGATGAGCGCCATTGCAGAGCTTTTCTGGACTTCCTGCTCGATGCGGCGTTGCATTGAGATTTACAAGTCTTCAGCCATTTCTTTGTCTGAGAATCGCTTTTCTGTGAAGCAGCGGCCTCTTGCGGCGGACGTCGCTACCTTCTCGCATGCAGGAGCTTCGAGGTGGTGGTTCTTGTTGACCGCAAAGACGGCGCGAGACACAAcacatcgtcgtcttcgtccgctAGAATATTGCCTGCTGCGACTCCCGAAATGCACGCACAGGCGCCGCCATTCCCAGAGTTGGCGTGGCACGCAAATCGTCGCGGGAATCGTTGATCAATTGGCTCCATAACTGGCTCGGTAACCAATGCTCCAAACTGCACGTTGTCGCCAGCGGAATTTTTGTATATAGTCGTCGCGGCGCCTTGCAAAGTTTCGTTTTCTCTTCGTTGTGTTAACACCACTCTCCTGCTAGTTCTCCGGGACGTTGTTCTCGTTCGCGCTAAACAGATTGTAAAGCAGCCCACGTTCACTGTCGCGAATGCAACTGTCGAATGCGCTTACACGACCAAAAGTTCGCACTCGTGATTTCCCACACCATAATCGCAGGACTCTGGCATAAGCTTTGCAAACGTTACTATAGGGGACACTAGTGTCTATATACGAGAGCTCCAAGTAAAGTGCTTCGGCTAGCATAAGGCATGGTGTGGAGTTCACCATATTTAGTAATCATCATGCGTATGACTTCAAAATGGCTTTGCGACTTTGCGAATTGGTTGTTTTGAACAAAAGATTGCGGCATGAAAGCAACAGTTCCTAATGATTTTGTATGTATGCAGATACATATTGCCTTGTGGCTTTTGGAAAACAACGGTTGCTTGAAAACGTAGATAGGTAAAAATTAAAGAATAGCGCCACAGGAAGGTCTGAAGCTACAGGCagaagcttaggcaaatccatgtactacccattaTTCTCATGGCAGCTGAAATATGGCAGCGCCACAGTTCTCTCTAGTGATTTGTTTGTAGTAAAACATATGGTTTCGGCTTCTGGTACAGGCATGCCATGCCGGAACGCCTATAGCAAAATTTTATTATATTTTGCTTGCTATGTTGTACTTGCGCGTCTGCAATGTTCAAGTTAAGGTTCGAATCTGTCCCATGCTGTTCTGTACACCGGTGTATCAGCGATAAAGTTGATTAGCGGAGCCACTGACTACTGTTGATGTACTTTGTAAATGCTCTACCACTAAGCTCGAACTTTCTGTGCTGCTTGACTTGTTTCGCTTCTGATGCACCTGCAACCCGTGAGGCCAGGACCAACTATGTCACACTGCGCATAACACCAGGGCTTGTGTTtgggaacaaagaaaaaaaaactttctggCGCTAGAACTCTTCGTTGGAGCACAGGCCGGCCggtcaatggcaaacagcacttgcGAACAAAAAGCACCTTGTGAACTCGGGCACCAGTTACCTTTCACGTCTTTCGATCGGTGCCTTCAATACCGAAGAAAACTCTCGCGCAAGTGGATTGCACACAAGCCCTGCGACGAAAACCCTCCTCCTCTCTGTTGACTCCCGCGGCcgtcatgattttttttcttccgcttgagttgccacgcggcataacgTCAGTATGAAACAAAACACAGACGTGATTTTATTCGCGGAAGAAAGCAAATTTTCCCAGAGGGAGAAACGAACGTCATAATTCAAAGGTCAACACATGCTTTCGCAAGGTTTGCTTTATATCGGCGAAAGTGGACGCGTTCAGTGACACGCAAGCCTTCGTTGGTCCCGTGGTCTCAATTTCGGTGCGCCACCGCAAGCGCCACGCGCCTGCTGCGGCGGCGTTCAGCTTCCTCCGCGATTCGCCGTGGTATCGCGAAAATACCTGCGGAATACCTGCGCCGCCGGCACATCGTCTCGGCGCGCCACGCAGGACGCGGTGGAGGTGGCGGCGCCCCGCCGCCACCCGGCGATCCTTACGGCGGTCGAACGCCTGGGGAACCGCCGGGAGCAGCGCCGGGTGGTGCCAAGGGCAATGCTCCCGGCGGTCGCGCGCCTGGGGAACCGCCGGGAGGAATGCCGGGTGTTGCCAAGGGCAATGCTCCCGGCGGTCGCGCGCCTGGGGAACCGCCGGGAGGAACGCCGAGTGGTGCGGAGGGCAATGCTCCCGGCGGTCGAGCGCCTGGGGAACCGCCGGGAGGAACGCCGGGTGGTGCGAGGGGCAGTGCTCCCGGCGGTCGAGCGCCTGGGGAACCGCCGGGAGGAACGCCGGGTGGTGCCAAGGGCAGAGGAGGCTTGGGTGACGAGCCCGGGGCTGGTGCCGCCGCTGGCGATGGCGCGGCCGCTGACGGAGATCCGCCTGCACCTGCCGCAGCAGGTGGCGGCGCTGGCGATGGCGCGGCCGCTGACGGAGATCCGCCTGCGCCTGGTGCAGCAGGTGGCGGCGCTGGCGATGGCGCGGCCGCTGACGGAGATCCGCCTGCGCCTGGTGCAGCAGGTGGCGGCGCTGGCGATGGCGCGGCCGCTGACGGAGATCCGCCTGCGCCTGGCGCAGGCGACGGTGAGCCGGGAGCGGCCGCCTCTTTGCTCATGAGCTCTTTCTCCAGCTTGATGAGTTCGAGTACGCCGTCCTGCATCTCTTTCACGGCCTGGTATTCGGTGAGACCCAGGCGCCGCTTGTTGGAGATGTCGTAGACGCCGCCTTCGCTATCCGTGTGCTCGCCACGGGTGCCTGGAGTGACGCGCGCGAGTTCGAGCGCAGAGCTGTCAGGAGGAATGGCCTTGCGCGCTAGGGCGTACTGAAGATTTCTTCGGTCTTGTGCTCTGGGACTTCGCGCTGTTGCTCGCCCCGGCCGTTCACGATATATGCGAAAATACCGCGGCCACCGTGCACGCATACCTCGGCAGAAGGAAAGAGACGCGAAGCTAGCTAATGGTGAGAATTCGAGAAGGGAGTAGGATTGGACTTGTTGGCGAAACATGCTTTAAATGTATGACtaacagcgcaaggacagcagaggggaCACAAGAGAGAACACAGCGCTCTGTTCTCCCTTCTGtcccctctgctgtccttgcgctgttatAAAGCGTGAGAGATCAGTTCCGGCCAGTAGGTTTCTCAGCGGCTAGTGGGAAATCTGTTGCCACCACCTGTGGAAGCTTGTACAATGACGCTGTGATATACATGAAAACAGCGAAGGTTCTGCTTGTTTTGAATGTGGGTTCCTTATTTAGCTTTCTTGAAGTAGGCCTTCCTAACAAGTCCTGGTTCTCTCGCAATAAAATTTTGCTTGAATGTTCATTACGTTAAAAATCCCACGGGAACCCACGGGATCTCCATGGCGTCGCTACCGTGTCCATGTTATTCTGTTGCATGTATGACTATTATGTTCGTACCGTAATCTTCACGGAAAGTTGTGTGCAGTAGCTTAACAAACGCAGACCCATGATTTTAGCGACGGTGCAGCGATGTAGTACTTTGCGGCTGCGTCAATATAAACCATACAGCAGCTTGAACAATGACGAGAAAAACAGTGATAAGGTACAAAAACTGTGAAGTGATGCCAGTGCCAATAATACCAGTGCCAACGAAATCATTCGAGCCGTATTAAGCCGCTCAAGCATTTCTTCCCAAGGACTGATGCCTGCGTGGCGCCAGATTTGCTTGATGTAACGCTTCTTTCTTGCGAGAAGCGTGTCGCCTGCCACTAAAAAATGTTGGCAGAGTTTGTTTCCGCAGttgccatagaaaaaaaaaagagttatgtTCCCTCAGTGTAAAGGTAGTAGCAACCGCGTGGCCGCGCATGTTTTGTTTGGTTAGTATTAGCACTTTCATAGCAAATGTCACTGATTGTTGTCACGTTACCGCCTATGACTGATGCACTTGCAACATGATATTGTTGGTAACCCTTAAGTCCATATTAAAATACGTGGCCTAACGTTTCCAAGCAACTCACGAGTTACGTGAGCAGGTGTAGTGCACGTATGGCTCTAGGCTAATAATGGACTACGCGGATTTCCTAAGAAGGAGCTTTATGTCCTGTTTCAGTAGTTAcctgcagcactgtggaagctacaggCTTCATTGATCAATAGGGGAGGCGAACACATCTTGAAGGTATCCTTCCGATCCCTGTCGTCTGCTTGTGGAGAGCGCCGCAGCGCCGCCGGCGGCAGCATCAGATACGACTGTAACCGCGCAGCGAGATCAGCTGTTGTGATAGCAGTCTTAGAAAATTCGTTCCATATTCGCTCTAACGGCAAAAAAGTCGTTCTTTTTCAAAATGTCTTGAGACATGCAGGAGGAGGAGAGTTGCAGAGACTTCGGAAGCGGAGGGTTCTGAAGGAGCACTCGGCCAGCGAGTCGCACGGGTGGTGGCGCCTTTTCTTGATCCCTTTTGTAACGTCTACCTGGACAGGGTGCGCTCGCTCACATTCGTTAGCGCAGCCGTTTCCTTAATTTGGATTCGTGCACGTATACTGCGCTCCTTCCGCACTGTTCCAAGCATGTTCAACGTCAACTTAATCGTTCCTTTCGCGCAGAAGAGCAGCTTGGAACAATGTACCACGCAAGTAAGTCTGTGGAAGCCATTTTTGCGAGGAACGAAGCGCTGCCCAAGATGGAGTCCTCGGCGGTGTTGCGCCTGTGCCGACTACACAAATGAACTTAGCCATGGCCAAATCAATTAATTGTTtgtgcttttattgcgatagcaactatacggacactccaggcgcatttctgccgtcgccgtgcgGTTCCGCAGAAAGTCAaaaggcgataaaatcgtcgacgcgcgccgtatgctgtatgtgtgattgAAAttgtgcgacggtgagccggcgCACGCGTTTCAAccttgcgcacgcaagagaggaaagcggggaggcagcgcgccgttttccgtcgcgcgcaaggcttcggtgTGAGGGTAAAAGGGAGGgaagcgttctactccgggcggccgcgCTCGCTCGCCCGGACCGCTCTATCTTGACAAGCCATCGGCGACAGGGACAGACTCCGCCACGccctgtgttttcgcggcttagttcgtgctggggggggggatgcgagacgcagcacgaaggtcaatacTCTCGCTGTtcctgccgcgcttcctcactccagcgtttcgacagcaagtttccgcggctatcgagtgagatgtgttcatgcttgcatgtgcgtgcgtggcaccatgcttcttAGTTTAGTTATCATagctatgtttacaagtttatacggccgacaaaactgctcttcttacttcgtatagctgtccgctAATTTGCTATGACAATCGATGCtatgcctttcgggcgaaactgcgactttgtaAACGCGAATTAATGCCTGCACGGGAGCGCTGCATTAATTTTCCTGTGCTTTGCACGTTTTCATTCGAACAAATCGAAAACTCTGTTATCAGTATCATAGAGCTTCAgtaaatattttattaaataAGGATGCAAAATCGCGCAATAAACCAGCCTGAGATCTGCAGAAGTGCTTCCAACTAAGCACCTATTGACGAGATCACTTGTCAAGGCCGCTTATCTGTCCGACGGTTTTCGAATTGTGGCACTACATCTCGCTGCGCATGAACCTGCGCTCGCGGCTCGCGTAGCCTTCGCTCTTCTGCATGGAACTACTGAAAGAGACTATCGCTCGGgggctcttatctaaatacatgggagaGGGAAAATAGTTTTTCTCTGCGACGATGTCAGAGagtttgatgaagtttgttgtatttaaaagaaaagttgAAATATGGTAATTGTTGGTAGCGAACTTTCAATTTAGGCCGtgattttttaaataaatatggTTGAAAATCGccaatttttagaaaacgaaattatcaagttcacaactctgtaactcagcaatgaaagacggtatcacaattctgtaaattgcatccaaTAGTCCACCGAAAGAGGACAGAAGTATTGTATTATACACGGCTCTGAAGCAGATCACTAATTtatgagtaggacttttgcaaaacccctgtaaacaatgtaacaaattgacGCAAAATACAAATTGATAGTTAAATCTGTCCACTTTGACTGCTCTAACGGATACAGTCTACAGAACCGCGATaactgttcttggtgcagagctacgaatctgtaaacttcctgcttctatttttttcacactTACCAATTTATGAAAATTCCTTTTAAAATATTCAAGCCTTAAATGAAAATTCTGCTCGCAACAGTCACTGCAATTTAACTCTATCTCTAagtgcaacagatttcattaaacTAGGCCCAGTGTTtttttcagaaaagcgtttctgcgttttacgtacATTTGGATAAGCGGAATTGGAGTTGGACTGTAGCTAAAGATTCCCCTTAACGAGCGCTAAATACATGGTTACACCATCGCTACTGCATTTCAACCGCATTTACAAGAGCTT
Protein-coding sequences here:
- the LOC142577669 gene encoding uncharacterized protein LOC142577669, translating into MRARWPRYFRIYRERPGRATARSPRAQDRRNLQYALARKAIPPDSSALELARVTPGTRGEHTDSEGGVYDISNKRRLGLTEYQAVKEMQDGVLELIKLEKELMSKEAAAPGSPSPAPGAGGSPSAAAPSPAPPPAAPGAGGSPSAAAPSPAPPPAAPGAGGSPSAAAPSPAPPPAAAGAGGSPSAAAPSPAAAPAPGSSPKPPLPLAPPGVPPGGSPGARPPGALPLAPPGVPPGGSPGARPPGALPSAPLGVPPGGSPGARPPGALPLATPGIPPGGSPGARPPGALPLAPPGAAPGGSPGVRPP